ctgacttgttggaaaggtggcatcctatgacggtgccacgttgaaagtcactgagctcttcagtaaggccattctactgccaatgtttgtctatggagattgcatggccgtgtgtTCGATTGTATAcagctgtcagcaacgggtgtagctgaaatagctgaatccactcatttgaaggggtgtccacatacttttgtgtatatagtgcACCACTCTCGCCACAAAAACAGCCAAATGGTAGAGGACTGTAACTTGAGGCGTGATTGCGGTCCTAAAAGAACCTTAAAGGGGACGCACTAATTATAGACCTTTCATTTAGAAAACACTCTAATATAATATGTAATGTAGTATCTTGTCGTATGTTGTATACTGGTTGGATTGGAATTTGCAAGGTAATGATATGGCATGATTGACCCAGTGTTGTTTTGACCCCAACGAAGGTCATCACGCGAGCCTGCTGCCCACGACTTTCCCTGTGATCACAAAGCCACGGAAGAAACCACACCAAACATGTTAATCAATCCCTGTCACATCTGGGAAATGAGAAGTAGTAGGACATTTGAGTCATAACGTTGTCCCAACATTGAGTCATCTACTAGGACATGAGTTGGATGACCCGTTTCTGTTTACACGCGGACCCCTTATCTGCTACAAAAAGGAGGACCTTGATCGGATAAATATACCATCAGGGGGCCAGAGGCTCTTCATTCTCCAACTGGACGACACCACAACTGGTGTACCAAAGGCTAGCAACATGGCTCCTTCACTTTTGTCCACAGCCGCAGGCGTTCTTCTGctattctccctctcctctgcggTAAGTGTCACATTTCAATGAGCCTGTTTGAATTGAACGCGTTCTCATCAACAGGGTTCTGCGACAACAAGAGACACAGTAGCATCTACTAAGATAACAGGCTGCGCTGTTTTGCTTCTGTTCCACAGCAAACGAGGGGAGACTATTCCGAGGACTGCACACCAAGGGACGGATTTGTAAGTATGATTGTAGATGGACGCACCTATGTACTCTACTCAACTCGTTAAGCGGCGTGTGTACAGGACGAAATTGTACTGTATACTTACTAACATTGTTATTTAGATGGATTTGTTGCTAAATTATATTCCTCGCACGCATATGATATGTAGTTAATTCTGGGGTATTACAACCAATTTAGTTGGTGCCTCTTCAAGAACACACGTAATTAAACATTTTCTAGTTTCTTTGAATCCAATCACGTTTTTCCAATACTCACACATCCACTGTCACAATATAACAATATATTGTAAAGATGTGTCCCCAACGGCACTCTATTCCACAtaaagtgctctacttttgaccaaagatcaatgggccctggtcaaaaggcagtgcactataaagggaatagggtgtcatttgcgaCACAGACGCATCTCTCGCAGAGTGTTCAAATGAAAGCATGTGTTTTCTGTGCCTGTTGTAGGGCAAGTACTGCCCAACGACATGTGGCGTGGCTGACTACCTCAACAGGTACAAGCCGGTGGTGGACAAGGACCTTAATGAAATGGAGGATATCCTGGATAGAATAACCAACCTTACCACGGGGGCCACGGAGAAAGTCACCTATATGAAGGATTCAGCAACGCAACATCAGAAGTCTGGCGGAGGTAATTGACTTCTCTGTATCTTGGGTTACTTGACTGTGTTAAACTAGCTGACGCAAAAGACAAATCAACACTATTAGATGTGGTGCTAAGAAGTGGGAGAAGTCAGTGGCAGAAAAGTCGAAACGTTAAAGGAATACATCAACGTGGCACACTCCGCTTTTCATTgctatttgatttattttacatCACTTCACAAACAGTTTGTCTGTAACCTTCATCAGGGTTGTGTTCAATAGGGAGAACACATTTTGAAACAGAGTGAATCCGGGAGGGAGTGTCTGAACTTTCTACAGTTTGCCCTACTGAAGACACCCAGGTGTTAGGCTAATTTCAAAAGAACTATAGACTCTGGTAATTCATGTAGGTTACTGTAACTGAAGCGGGTGTTGTGATTGTTCCGCAGACTCCCACTACAAAAGGTCAGCGAGCATACTGGATGATGTCCTGCGCTTTGAGAAGACCATCGTCTCCCAGGAGGAGCAAATATAGTAAGTCCTTCTTTtaaaccatttaaaaaaatacaaattttaCATCAGAATCTAATTTGGTCTAAATTCACTTACAATTGGACTCGGAACTTCTCCTTAGTAGAGCAATTCACTTCTGGAATTGATTGGGATTCAGTTGGAATTGACCCCGATGCTTGTATGTCTCTCAGCGGCTTAAGCTGGTTGAAACCATTCAATGACATCATTACAAACAATCATTCCCTGCTGGGGACGAATTACCTGCTAAAATTGGAAATACCAGGACTAAGTAAGGGTACATGTGTCAAATGCTGTGTACTTCAAACACATTGATCGTCAAATCATACACCCGCCGACCTACGATATAAACCGCAATCTAAGTTTATATCCAAATCACCTGAGAAACATTATCATTCTGTTCCCCTCTTCTGCTCAGTCAACTCCAGGGGATGCTGGAATCCAATAAGAAGAGGATGTTAGACCTCAAACAGATGTCCATTCAGCTGGATCAGAAATGCCAAGATCCCTGCAAGGATACTGTGGAAATCAAACCCCTTACAGGGAAAGGTATTTCATCAGAGAGGTTGCTCAATCCTGCTCCCGGAGAATTCGCTCTACGTACCCATCATTTGCTCTTGTTGCTTGTTCAGTCAGAAGCGAATCAATGGCATCAATCAATAGAGGCTGGGACGATTTGTCTCAATCCAGTCATATGGATGCACTTTAGATTAGTTGAATGAATTAGTTTACATCATTTATTGGCATTTATAAGGGATTCTTCCATAAATAGGTATACTGTAGctttaatttcattgaaatgatcaAAGACGGCTGTTAATAAATACCACAGAGTGGATCTTTACCAGGGACAAGGGACAATAAATCAACAATGCTCAAGATCATAAGAACATAATCAGCAAGGTAATAGAACCAGAGCTCATTTCCATCTGTAGTCCAGGAACAGGctataaacactacaaaaacattGTCCATAGCGCAATGCCTTATGGGAACAGTAATCTTTGTTATTAACACGTAACAACATGGTCATGGCATGTCGTTTTTCCCCGTATTAGATTGCCAGGATATTGCCAACAAGGGTGCCAAAACCAGCGGTCTGTACTACGTGAAGCCACTGAAGGCTAAGGAGCAGTTCCTGGTGTACTGCGAGATCGACAGCTTCGGCCGCGGCTTCACCGTCCTGCAGCGGGTACGTGTGTTCTTCCCTTGCAAGTGACACGTAGTATATTCGTCATGGTTGGCCCATGCAGTGATTCAAACCTCCAAACCCACCAGGCTCCAACCCACTGAGACATTGGAAGTTGGAACCAGGGTTGGGGGTAATTCCATTTCAGTTATTTCAGATCGTAAACATTCCAATTGGGATTTCAGGTCCCGGATTGACTAAAGTGAAATGGTATTGACCCAAACCCGATTGGAACCACATATTGTATTATGACCATAACCACCGTCCAAAATATATCTCCACAGAGACGCAATGGCAACGTGGACTTCAACAAGGACTGGATCCAGTATAAGGAGGGCTTCGGCTACCTGAGCCCAGATGACACCACCGAGTTCTGGCTGGGCAATGAGAAGATGCACCTGCTCTCCACCCAGGCCACCATCCCATACGTGTTGAGGATCGTGCTCACCGACTGGCTGGGCAACAAGAAGTACGTACTACTAAATTCTCTACTAAGGCTACTACTAGTGAACACTTAGGGCCCACATTCCCCCCTCCCGAATAGAAAATTGTGTTCAAAATGCAGTGGGAACAGCTCAAAGTCTTATCCCAGCAGGTAAAACTGGTTCTAGTGATGTCACTGCAACCCGTTGTAAGGACGTTATAATGACATCATTGCAACCAACTTGACGCATCATTGCTTACCAATCTAATTCTGTGGTGTCTCGGTTTCACGCTATAGAAATGCTATAAATACCAGATTTTGCTATTATCAATTCCCCCTCAAAGGTATTGGGGGCTTGGCATCATTGGTCTTGCCTATATGACACATTTACTTGTGCAACTGTCTGCACTAAATGAATGAAATATTTCAGCAAGTCAAATTTTCACTTAGTCATTCATGTCAATAAGAGACTAAGTTGAAATTCGACTtaagtggaagttaggattcGCCCCTTTAACATATTTAGTGCTGAAAAATTGAGGGCCATTTAGTGCTATTTTATATGAGGAATTGTGGAAATAAGCCGCGGTAAGCCTTTTCTTTGGTGAGGCGTCTAACTTCAAAATAGCATGTTTCTCCACACATCTCAAACCTCTGGACTTTAGTTTGTGGAATAGATTTTCTGGTGCCAAGTTACATAGCTGAAAGaactgacctccacaatcaaagCAAACAACGTATTCTACTTCATGTCACTGGTTTCGGAGGCCATGACCCAAGCCGTCAGGCTAGTATGCTGCATTTTAAATTAATACTTTGTGGCCTGTGTGGTCTAGTGCTTTGTGCAGCGGACCCCGGTACACACACCACAGTAGACATGGGTTCAAATGCCTTTCTGACCTGCGCCACTCCTGCTTTTCTTGTCTTATTTATTCAATAAAACCACACGCGTAAAAAAATGATTGTATTTCTTTTCTTTCTTTAGGC
The window above is part of the Salvelinus fontinalis isolate EN_2023a chromosome 42, ASM2944872v1, whole genome shotgun sequence genome. Proteins encoded here:
- the LOC129840968 gene encoding fibrinogen gamma chain-like, encoding MAPSLLSTAAGVLLLFSLSSAQTRGDYSEDCTPRDGFGKYCPTTCGVADYLNRYKPVVDKDLNEMEDILDRITNLTTGATEKVTYMKDSATQHQKSGGDSHYKRSASILDDVLRFEKTIVSQEEQIYQLQGMLESNKKRMLDLKQMSIQLDQKCQDPCKDTVEIKPLTGKDCQDIANKGAKTSGLYYVKPLKAKEQFLVYCEIDSFGRGFTVLQRRRNGNVDFNKDWIQYKEGFGYLSPDDTTEFWLGNEKMHLLSTQATIPYVLRIVLTDWLGNKKHADYAAFKVGPEVDMYRLTYAYYFGGDAGDAFDGFDFGDDPSDKFYTSHNGMQFSTSDKDNDKFQGNCAKQDGSGWWMNRCHAAHLNGKYYPGGKYTEKDAGESGYDNGIIWATWHSRWYSMKETTMMIIPTNRIAAGDGQQAGGVKQFGGLGDN